ACGACACCGAAGAAAGCGAACAGGGCGAGCGTCCCCACGAGCGCGCCTGCGGCGACGAAGGCGACGGTGGAAAGCGCCAGACCCGACAGGTCGACGAACAGCGCCGAGATGGCCAGCGCGCCGACGTACACGCCGACGGCGACGAACAGCGCGTTCTCCAGGGTCGGCTGCTCCGGTTCGACCTCGCCGTAGCCGGTCAGCGTGCCGGCGGCGCCGTGCTCCGCCTCTGGATCGTCCCCGTCGGCCGCGCCGTCGTCGCCGTTCTCGACGACGCCGTCCGGGCCGACCTCGTCGACCGAGAAGCGCCACTCGCGCTCGCCGTCTCCCGCGTCCTCGACCATGCGCGACCGTACGCGGTCCGGCTACAAAAGCTCCGTCGAGATGGATCGGCGCTCGCTCGCGATAGCGAGGGCGCTCTCAG
This genomic interval from Halomicrobium urmianum contains the following:
- a CDS encoding DUF7312 domain-containing protein — encoded protein: MVEDAGDGEREWRFSVDEVGPDGVVENGDDGAADGDDPEAEHGAAGTLTGYGEVEPEQPTLENALFVAVGVYVGALAISALFVDLSGLALSTVAFVAAGALVGTLALFAFFGVVNPGT